The following proteins are encoded in a genomic region of bacterium:
- the waaF gene encoding lipopolysaccharide heptosyltransferase II has translation MSRRPRLLVVAPNWLGDLVMSTSLLASLAAPEEGKAPPEIHVAVRDRWASLLAGDPRVGELLIYEREGAHAGWRGALRLARQWRDGGYDAVFVLPPSWRAAAVARLAGIPRRLGFHGEQRGFLLTDALPRPPRCSLHYTEELALLARAWRGGVGPAPPPSLAIGAVPAAGPDVPPGPPVWIVSVGTTYGDAKSWPPAAVAGFVGLAVAEAGARVVLIGDPPARSMAERVRAACDDAGSGVSWSASLAATPGCCDLVGRTDLPGLVALLRGADLFVGNDSGPMHLAAALGTPTVGIFGSSSPIWTGPRGARTTVVAVEGFRCHPCFLRACPKPLFCLETITPRRVMAAARSLFPGLDTGEVGIWKPLGVTEPQPARPTLFLDRDGVVIHDGDYLRDPRAVALTAGAGAALRKAQTAGFRLILLTNQSGLGRGYYSRDEFAAVQKRVDALLAADDVYLDGVYYCPHAPDADCHCRKPRPGLLQAAARHFAWEPARAWMVGDKISDVLLARHAGLDALLVRTGKGNLAARDLDPAWRVPVVADLARAVDRILREAKA, from the coding sequence ATGTCCCGCCGGCCGCGCCTGCTCGTGGTGGCCCCGAACTGGCTCGGGGACCTCGTGATGTCCACCTCGCTGCTGGCTTCCCTGGCGGCGCCGGAGGAGGGCAAGGCGCCGCCCGAGATCCACGTCGCGGTGCGCGACCGCTGGGCCTCGCTGCTGGCGGGCGACCCCCGCGTCGGCGAGTTGCTGATCTACGAGCGCGAGGGCGCCCACGCGGGCTGGCGCGGCGCGCTGCGCCTGGCGCGTCAATGGCGCGACGGCGGCTACGACGCCGTCTTCGTGCTGCCGCCGTCGTGGCGCGCGGCCGCGGTGGCGCGGTTGGCCGGGATCCCGCGACGCCTGGGCTTCCACGGCGAACAGCGCGGCTTCCTGCTCACCGACGCCCTGCCCCGGCCGCCGCGGTGCTCGCTCCACTACACCGAGGAACTCGCCCTGCTGGCCCGCGCCTGGCGCGGGGGAGTCGGCCCCGCGCCGCCGCCGTCCCTGGCGATCGGCGCCGTTCCCGCGGCGGGTCCTGACGTCCCTCCGGGACCGCCCGTCTGGATCGTGTCCGTCGGCACCACCTACGGGGACGCGAAGAGCTGGCCGCCCGCCGCCGTCGCCGGCTTCGTCGGCCTGGCCGTCGCCGAGGCCGGGGCGCGCGTCGTGCTGATCGGCGACCCGCCGGCGCGGTCCATGGCCGAGCGCGTGCGCGCCGCCTGCGACGACGCGGGGTCGGGTGTTTCCTGGTCCGCGTCGCTCGCCGCCACGCCGGGCTGCTGCGATCTGGTCGGCCGCACCGACCTGCCCGGTCTCGTCGCGCTGTTGCGCGGGGCGGATCTCTTCGTCGGCAACGACAGCGGCCCGATGCACCTGGCGGCGGCCCTCGGCACGCCGACGGTGGGGATCTTCGGTTCGTCGAGCCCGATCTGGACCGGCCCGCGCGGCGCGCGCACCACGGTCGTGGCGGTGGAGGGGTTCCGTTGCCACCCCTGCTTCCTGCGCGCGTGCCCCAAACCTCTCTTCTGCCTCGAGACGATCACCCCGCGCCGCGTCATGGCCGCGGCTCGTTCCCTGTTCCCCGGCCTGGATACGGGAGAGGTGGGGATCTGGAAACCCCTCGGCGTGACCGAGCCGCAGCCGGCGCGGCCGACCCTCTTCCTGGATCGCGACGGGGTGGTCATCCACGACGGCGACTACCTACGCGACCCCCGGGCCGTGGCGTTGACCGCCGGCGCCGGCGCCGCCCTGCGCAAGGCCCAGACGGCCGGGTTCCGCCTGATCCTGCTCACCAACCAGTCGGGCCTGGGCCGCGGCTACTATTCGCGCGACGAGTTCGCCGCCGTGCAGAAGCGCGTCGACGCCCTGCTGGCCGCGGACGACGTGTACCTCGACGGCGTCTACTACTGCCCGCACGCGCCCGACGCGGATTGCCACTGCCGCAAGCCGCGTCCCGGCCTGCTGCAGGCCGCCGCGCGGCACTTCGCCTGGGAGCCCGCGCGCGCCTGGATGGTGGGCGACAAGATCTCCGACGTGCTG